The Lonsdalea populi genome window below encodes:
- the thpR gene encoding RNA 2',3'-cyclic phosphodiesterase, whose amino-acid sequence MTVTRRLFFALSLPENTRRQIIRWRAAHFPIQAGRPIAAANLHLTLAFLGEVSDGQQRALQTLAGRIRQPGFTLTLDDTGHWPRPGVVWLGCRRASRGLLQLADLLRAQAARHGCHQSLQPFHPHVTLLRGATHPVALPRATFGWTVAVDSFSLYESQFEHGRTRYRSLASWPLIAKE is encoded by the coding sequence ATGACCGTCACCCGCCGCCTGTTTTTTGCCCTGTCGCTGCCGGAAAACACCCGTCGCCAGATTATCCGCTGGCGCGCGGCGCATTTTCCGATTCAGGCGGGGCGTCCCATTGCGGCGGCCAATCTGCATCTCACGCTGGCGTTTCTGGGCGAGGTCAGCGACGGTCAGCAACGGGCGCTGCAAACGCTGGCGGGACGCATTCGACAGCCGGGCTTCACCCTGACGCTTGATGACACAGGCCACTGGCCGCGTCCCGGCGTGGTCTGGCTGGGATGTCGTCGCGCGTCGCGCGGTCTGTTGCAGTTGGCGGACCTGTTGCGGGCGCAGGCGGCGCGTCACGGCTGCCATCAAAGCTTGCAGCCGTTTCATCCGCATGTGACTTTGCTGCGCGGCGCGACCCACCCCGTGGCCTTGCCGCGCGCCACGTTCGGCTGGACGGTGGCGGTCGACAGCTTCTCCCTGTATGAATCGCAGTTTGAACACGGCCGAACCCGCTACCGGTCGCTGGCAAGCTGGCCGCTTATCGCCAAAGAGTAA
- the pcnB gene encoding polynucleotide adenylyltransferase PcnB, which produces MFTRVANFCRKVLNRENESGASQAPHESMTVIPRDQHTISRSDISDNALKVLYRLNKSGYEAYLVGGGVRDLLLGKKPKDFDITTNATPEQVRKLFRNCRLVGRRFRLAHVMFGPEVIEVATFRGHHEQHQEQLLKNTSQQGQNGMLLRDNIFGSVEEDAQRRDFSINSLYYSSADFTVRDYTNGLSDLNQRIIRLLGEPEKRYREDPVRMLRAVRFAAKLDMTISPETAEPIPRLASLLHDIPPARLFEESLKLLQAGYGHPTYKLLCEYQLFQPLFPLISCNFTDTGETVMERMIVQVLKNTDQRIQNGMRVNPAFLFAAMLWYPLIEHAQKLAQESGLAYFEAFALAMNDVLDEQCRSLSIPKRITSLIRDIWQLQLRLSRRQGKRAFKLMEHPKFRAAYDLLCLRAEIEQQPELQRLAQWWGEFQVAAPPRQQVLLSSLDDGPTPHRRSRRPRQRPAAPRQGQQ; this is translated from the coding sequence ATCTTTACCCGAGTAGCTAATTTCTGTCGCAAGGTACTGAACCGTGAGAACGAGTCCGGCGCTTCCCAAGCACCGCACGAGTCCATGACGGTCATTCCGCGTGACCAGCATACTATTTCACGCAGTGACATTAGCGATAATGCCCTGAAAGTACTTTACCGCCTGAACAAGTCAGGCTATGAGGCTTATCTGGTCGGCGGCGGCGTGCGTGATTTGCTGCTGGGCAAAAAGCCCAAAGATTTTGATATCACCACCAACGCCACGCCGGAACAGGTACGCAAGCTCTTCCGCAACTGTCGTCTGGTTGGACGCCGGTTCCGTCTGGCGCACGTCATGTTCGGTCCCGAAGTGATTGAAGTCGCGACCTTCCGCGGTCATCACGAACAGCATCAGGAACAGCTGCTGAAAAACACGTCCCAGCAGGGGCAGAACGGCATGCTGCTGCGCGACAATATTTTCGGCTCGGTGGAAGAAGACGCCCAACGCCGCGATTTTTCCATCAACAGCCTCTACTACAGCAGCGCTGACTTCACCGTTCGCGACTACACCAATGGGCTTAGCGACCTGAATCAGCGCATCATTCGCCTGCTCGGCGAGCCGGAAAAACGCTACCGCGAAGATCCGGTGCGGATGCTGCGCGCCGTGCGTTTCGCCGCCAAGCTGGACATGACCATCAGCCCGGAAACCGCCGAGCCAATCCCGCGGCTGGCCTCGCTGCTCCATGATATTCCGCCGGCTCGCCTGTTCGAAGAGTCGCTGAAGCTGCTGCAAGCGGGCTACGGCCACCCAACCTATAAATTGCTGTGCGAATACCAGCTGTTCCAGCCGCTGTTCCCGTTGATCAGCTGCAACTTCACCGACACGGGCGAAACCGTGATGGAGCGGATGATCGTGCAGGTGCTGAAAAACACCGATCAACGCATCCAAAACGGTATGCGCGTTAATCCGGCATTCCTGTTCGCCGCCATGCTGTGGTATCCGCTGATCGAGCATGCCCAGAAGCTGGCGCAGGAAAGCGGTCTGGCCTATTTCGAAGCTTTCGCGCTGGCGATGAACGACGTGCTCGACGAGCAATGCCGTTCGCTCTCCATTCCCAAACGCATTACCTCGCTGATCCGCGATATCTGGCAGCTACAGCTGCGCCTGTCTCGCCGGCAGGGCAAACGCGCCTTCAAGCTGATGGAGCATCCCAAGTTCCGTGCGGCTTACGATTTGCTGTGCCTGCGCGCCGAGATCGAACAGCAGCCGGAGCTACAGCGTCTGGCGCAGTGGTGGGGCGAATTCCAGGTGGCCGCGCCGCCGCGGCAGCAGGTATTACTGAGCTCGCTGGATGACGGCCCGACGCCGCACCGCCGCTCGCGCCGTCCGCGTCAGCGCCCGGCAGCGCCGCGCCAAGGTCAACAATAA
- the panB gene encoding 3-methyl-2-oxobutanoate hydroxymethyltransferase: MKPTTLTHLRQWKQARKKFATITAYDASFARQFYEQGIKVMLVGDSLGMTVQGNDSTLPVTLEDMVYHTRCVRRGAPLCLLLSDIPFMGCATPEQACQQAAELMRAGANMVKIEGGSWLAPTVQMLTDRAVPVCGHLGLTPQSVNIFGGYKVQGRGDTAAERLLEDAIALERAGAQMMVLECVPVELAKRITEALTIPVIGIGAGNVTDGQILVMHDALGISGEQTPSFAKNFLALAEDIPSAIRLYVQEVEQGLYPDDQHAFH; encoded by the coding sequence ATGAAACCGACGACCCTCACCCATCTGCGCCAGTGGAAACAGGCCCGAAAAAAGTTCGCCACCATCACCGCCTATGACGCCAGCTTTGCCCGTCAATTCTACGAACAAGGCATCAAAGTCATGCTGGTGGGCGACTCCTTGGGGATGACCGTGCAGGGAAACGACTCCACGCTCCCCGTGACGCTGGAAGATATGGTCTATCATACTCGTTGTGTCCGACGCGGCGCGCCGCTGTGTCTGCTGCTGTCGGATATTCCGTTTATGGGCTGCGCCACGCCGGAACAGGCCTGTCAGCAAGCCGCCGAATTGATGCGCGCAGGCGCTAACATGGTGAAAATAGAGGGCGGCAGCTGGCTGGCGCCTACAGTACAGATGCTGACGGACCGCGCCGTCCCCGTGTGCGGTCACCTGGGTCTGACGCCGCAGTCGGTTAATATCTTCGGCGGCTATAAGGTGCAGGGTCGTGGTGATACCGCCGCGGAACGTCTGCTGGAAGACGCGATTGCGCTGGAGCGAGCCGGCGCGCAAATGATGGTGCTGGAGTGCGTACCGGTGGAATTAGCCAAGCGCATCACCGAAGCGCTGACGATCCCGGTTATCGGCATCGGCGCAGGCAACGTGACGGACGGACAAATTCTGGTGATGCACGACGCATTGGGCATCAGCGGCGAGCAGACGCCGAGCTTTGCCAAAAACTTTTTGGCCCTGGCGGAAGATATCCCCTCGGCCATTCGCCTTTACGTGCAGGAAGTAGAGCAGGGACTGTACCCTGACGACCAGCACGCCTTTCACTAA
- the panD gene encoding aspartate 1-decarboxylase, with protein MIRTMLQGKLHRVKVTQADLHYEGSCAIDLDFMEAAGILEYEAIDLYNVDNGQRFSTYAIAAERGSRIISVNGAAARCACVGDRMIICSYVQMSDEQARTHHPKVAYFNDDNELQRTAKAIPVQLA; from the coding sequence ATGATTAGAACCATGCTGCAAGGCAAACTGCACCGGGTCAAAGTGACCCAGGCCGACTTACACTACGAAGGCTCTTGCGCCATCGACCTCGACTTCATGGAAGCTGCAGGCATTTTGGAATATGAAGCCATCGATCTTTACAACGTAGACAACGGCCAGCGTTTTTCCACCTACGCTATCGCCGCTGAACGCGGATCGCGTATCATTTCCGTGAACGGCGCGGCCGCCCGCTGCGCCTGTGTCGGCGACCGGATGATCATCTGCTCCTATGTGCAGATGTCAGACGAACAGGCCCGAACGCATCACCCGAAAGTCGCCTATTTTAACGACGACAACGAACTCCAGCGCACCGCCAAAGCCATTCCGGTGCAGCTAGCCTGA
- the gluQRS gene encoding tRNA glutamyl-Q(34) synthetase GluQRS: protein MSALQQKNHYVGRFAPSPSGDLHFGSLIAALGSYLQARAYGGRWLVRIEDIDPPREVPGAASRILRQLEHYGLHWDGDIVYQSQRHDRYRQILDDLKQQGRCYYCTCTRRRIQRLGGRYDGHCRTLERGQDNAALRLTQTCPVMRFHDRLRGWLDADPALAREDFIIHRRDGLFAYNLAVVVDDRDQGVTEIVRGADLIEPTVRQLSLFRQLQWDAPDYIHLPLALDAAGKKLSKQNHAPPLPQSDPRPTLAQALAFLRQPLPEDWRDLTLSELIYWAVGHWSPATISTEAVIPLPEITTAFSKR from the coding sequence ATGTCCGCATTACAGCAAAAAAATCATTACGTCGGGCGCTTCGCCCCTTCTCCGTCCGGCGATCTGCATTTTGGTTCCCTGATAGCCGCTCTCGGCAGCTACCTGCAGGCTCGCGCCTACGGGGGACGTTGGCTGGTGCGCATCGAAGATATCGATCCGCCAAGAGAAGTCCCCGGCGCGGCCTCACGCATTCTGCGCCAGCTGGAGCACTATGGTCTCCACTGGGATGGCGACATCGTTTACCAGTCGCAACGCCATGACCGCTACCGCCAGATCCTCGACGACCTCAAACAACAGGGACGCTGCTACTATTGCACCTGTACGCGTCGGCGCATCCAGCGTCTCGGCGGCCGTTACGACGGCCATTGCCGCACGCTGGAACGGGGGCAGGATAACGCCGCACTGCGGCTGACGCAGACCTGCCCGGTCATGCGCTTCCACGACCGGCTGCGCGGGTGGCTGGACGCGGACCCGGCGCTGGCGCGAGAAGACTTCATCATTCATCGCCGCGATGGCCTGTTCGCCTATAATCTGGCGGTGGTCGTGGACGATCGCGATCAGGGCGTGACGGAGATTGTTCGCGGAGCGGATCTGATTGAGCCCACCGTGCGCCAGCTGTCGCTGTTTCGGCAGCTCCAGTGGGACGCGCCGGACTATATTCATCTGCCGCTGGCGCTGGACGCCGCAGGCAAAAAGCTGTCGAAACAGAATCATGCCCCGCCGCTGCCGCAGAGCGACCCGCGGCCGACGTTGGCGCAGGCGCTGGCGTTTCTGCGCCAGCCGTTGCCGGAAGACTGGCGGGACCTGACGCTGTCGGAGCTTATCTATTGGGCCGTGGGCCACTGGTCGCCGGCGACAATATCGACAGAAGCGGTCATTCCGCTGCCCGAAATCACAACGGCATTCTCAAAGCGCTGA
- the sfsA gene encoding DNA/RNA nuclease SfsA translates to MQFSPPLQPATLIKRYKRFLADVVTPSGDVMTIHCPNTGAMTGCATPGDTVWYATSDNPKRRYPCTWELTETQAGDLLCVNTLRANQVVREAILAQKISELNGYDALKGEVRYGEEGSRIDFLLQAEGKADCYIEVKSVTLLQHACGYFPDAVTLRGQKHIRELQYMADSGARTVLFFAVMHSGINRVSPAGHIDKHYAELLWQARQEGVEILCYGTHLTAEGITVNGPLPFDNMAAMRA, encoded by the coding sequence ATGCAGTTTTCGCCCCCGTTGCAGCCCGCGACGCTGATTAAACGCTACAAACGCTTTCTGGCTGATGTGGTCACGCCCTCAGGCGACGTCATGACGATCCACTGCCCGAACACCGGCGCGATGACCGGCTGCGCCACGCCGGGCGATACCGTCTGGTACGCCACCTCCGATAATCCCAAACGCCGCTATCCCTGCACCTGGGAACTCACCGAGACGCAGGCCGGCGATCTCCTGTGCGTCAATACGCTGCGCGCCAATCAGGTGGTGCGTGAGGCGATTCTGGCGCAGAAAATTTCGGAATTGAACGGCTACGATGCGCTGAAAGGCGAAGTGCGCTATGGCGAAGAGGGCAGCCGCATTGATTTTCTTCTACAGGCAGAGGGCAAAGCGGACTGCTATATTGAGGTCAAATCAGTCACATTGTTGCAACATGCGTGTGGTTATTTTCCTGATGCGGTGACGCTGAGAGGACAAAAACATATTCGTGAACTACAGTACATGGCAGACAGCGGAGCCCGCACCGTACTCTTTTTCGCCGTGATGCATTCCGGCATCAATCGGGTCTCTCCCGCCGGCCACATCGATAAACATTATGCCGAATTATTATGGCAGGCGAGGCAGGAGGGGGTTGAAATTCTCTGTTACGGGACCCACCTTACTGCGGAAGGGATAACAGTTAATGGCCCGTTACCATTCGATAACATGGCGGCAATGCGCGCATAG
- the panC gene encoding pantoate--beta-alanine ligase — protein MLIIETPLLLRREVRRWQQEGKRVALVPTMGSLHDGHMALVDAAKASADVVIVSIFVNPMQFERADDLDRYPRTLQEDCERLTQRGADLVFAPSAHDIYPTGLDQQTFVEVPGLSQMLEGASRPGHFRGVATVVSKLFNLVQPDVACFGEKDYQQLALIRRMVADMGYDISIVGVPIVRAKDGLALSSRNGYLTPEERKLAPQLPRIMHAIAEELATGNRQIDEILDRAEEALRDAGFMPDQLFIRDADSLETLTTESARGVILMAAWLGKARLIDNLQVDLTA, from the coding sequence GTGTTAATTATCGAAACGCCCCTTTTGCTACGACGCGAAGTCCGGCGCTGGCAGCAAGAAGGGAAAAGAGTCGCGCTGGTTCCCACGATGGGGAGCCTGCATGACGGTCATATGGCGCTGGTTGACGCCGCCAAGGCAAGCGCCGATGTCGTCATCGTCAGCATTTTCGTCAACCCGATGCAGTTCGAGCGCGCGGACGATTTGGATCGCTATCCGCGCACGCTGCAAGAAGACTGCGAGCGCCTGACCCAACGCGGAGCCGATCTGGTGTTCGCGCCGTCGGCACACGACATCTACCCCACAGGGCTCGATCAGCAGACGTTTGTCGAAGTCCCCGGCCTGTCGCAGATGCTGGAGGGCGCCAGCCGTCCCGGCCATTTCCGCGGCGTCGCCACGGTGGTCAGCAAACTGTTTAATCTGGTACAGCCGGACGTCGCCTGCTTTGGCGAGAAGGATTATCAGCAGCTGGCGCTGATTCGTCGGATGGTGGCGGACATGGGATATGACATCAGCATCGTGGGCGTCCCGATTGTCCGGGCGAAAGACGGCCTGGCGCTCAGCTCCCGTAACGGCTACCTTACGCCTGAAGAGCGCAAGCTGGCGCCTCAGCTGCCGCGGATTATGCACGCCATCGCGGAAGAACTTGCCACCGGCAATCGGCAGATCGACGAAATTCTGGACCGGGCGGAAGAGGCCCTGCGCGATGCGGGCTTTATGCCGGATCAACTGTTTATCCGCGATGCGGACTCGCTGGAGACGCTGACGACAGAAAGCGCCCGCGGCGTGATTCTGATGGCCGCGTGGCTCGGAAAAGCGCGGCTCATCGACAACCTGCAGGTGGATCTCACTGCATAA
- a CDS encoding ABC transporter permease, with product MSRLYWVALQSIWTKEVNRFARIWVQTLLPPVITMTLYFIIFGNLIGSRIGEMHGFTYMQFIVPGLIMMSVITNAYANVASSFFSAKFQRNIEELLVAPVPTHVIIAGYIGGGMARGICVGILVTAVSLFFVPLHVHAWWIIVVTLLLTAMLFSLAGLLNAVYAKTFDDISLIPTFVLTPLTYLGGVFYSLTLLPPFWQSVSQLNPVVYMISGFRYGFLGINDVSLTLALGVLVIFIVAFYALAWWLIEHGRGLRG from the coding sequence ATGAGCAGGTTGTATTGGGTCGCATTGCAGAGTATCTGGACTAAAGAAGTCAATCGTTTTGCCCGAATCTGGGTGCAAACGCTTCTGCCGCCGGTCATCACCATGACGCTCTACTTCATCATTTTCGGCAATCTGATCGGCTCGCGCATCGGCGAAATGCACGGCTTCACCTATATGCAGTTCATCGTTCCCGGCCTCATCATGATGTCGGTCATTACGAATGCCTATGCCAACGTGGCGTCGTCGTTCTTCAGCGCTAAATTCCAGCGCAACATCGAAGAGCTGCTGGTGGCGCCGGTGCCGACGCACGTCATCATCGCCGGTTATATCGGCGGCGGGATGGCGCGTGGGATTTGCGTGGGGATCCTGGTGACCGCCGTGTCGCTGTTCTTCGTCCCGCTGCACGTGCATGCCTGGTGGATAATTGTGGTGACGCTCTTGCTGACGGCGATGCTGTTTTCGCTGGCCGGTCTGTTGAATGCGGTGTACGCCAAAACCTTTGACGACATCAGCCTGATTCCGACCTTCGTGCTGACGCCGCTGACCTACCTCGGCGGGGTCTTTTACTCGCTCACGCTGCTGCCGCCGTTCTGGCAGTCCGTATCCCAGTTGAACCCGGTCGTGTATATGATCAGCGGTTTTCGCTATGGCTTTCTGGGGATCAACGATGTTTCACTGACGTTGGCGCTTGGCGTGTTGGTGATCTTTATCGTGGCGTTTTATGCGCTGGCGTGGTGGCTTATTGAACATGGTCGCGGCCTGCGCGGCTAA
- the hrpB gene encoding ATP-dependent helicase HrpB, with protein sequence MSLPPVSEVLEDVIHALRHAPQVLLHAPTGAGKSTWLPLQLLQNAALSGRIILLEPRRLAAKSVAFRLAELLGETPGQTVGYRMRAETCCSAQTRLEVVTEGILTRMLQQDAGLEGVSLVILDEFHERSLQADLALALLLDVQAGLRDDLKLLIMSATLDNDRLSSLLPDARTVSSQGRAYPVTRRFQAPGVHERLEDSLARLIAHVLQQESGSMLVFLPGVAEIKRLQRLLSERIAADTDLCPLYGALALSAQQQAIRPAAAGRRKVVLATNIAETSLTIEGIRVVVDSGLVRVALFDVKSGLTRLTTQRISQASMTQRAGRAGRLEPGVCWHLCTKEQAERTAAQSEAEILHSDLSGLWLDLLQWGCRDVGQLTWLDIPPAPILSAAQRILLQLGIVDDRQQLTTTGRQTAGIGSDPRLAVMLHAAARQGGDALATAALLAAVIEEPPRSGSPNLFDSLRRPASHWQCRATQLARRLGGAKGRFDDGLAVGLLAQGFADRIARRRGQDGRYQLANGVGAQLAEDDPLTSSEWLIVPALMQSPQSADARIQLALPVDIDRLLHHSPGLLSERNIVHWDEEKGTLRASRRSQIGCLTLRTQPLAKPSDDDLQQAMLNWLREQGLSVLNWDPAALQLRARIQCARQWLPDAEWPEVDDDALLITLEQWLLPSLTGVRDRRGLNQLNLEEALQRCLGWRQKQRLDSALPSHYTVPGGSRLPIRYAEEAPPALAVRLQEMFGERESPRIAEGRVALVLELLSPAQRPLQITRDLAAFWQGAYRDVQKEMKGRYPKHVWPDDPANAAPTRRTRKYQNQ encoded by the coding sequence GTGAGTTTACCGCCCGTCAGCGAGGTACTGGAAGACGTCATTCACGCGCTGCGCCATGCGCCTCAGGTGTTGCTGCATGCGCCGACCGGCGCCGGAAAATCCACCTGGCTGCCGCTGCAACTGTTACAGAACGCCGCACTGTCCGGCCGTATCATTCTGCTGGAGCCGCGACGTCTGGCGGCGAAAAGCGTCGCGTTCCGGCTGGCGGAACTGCTGGGAGAAACGCCTGGGCAGACGGTCGGCTATCGGATGCGCGCCGAAACCTGCTGCAGCGCGCAGACGCGGTTGGAAGTCGTGACCGAAGGCATACTGACGCGGATGCTGCAACAAGACGCTGGGCTAGAGGGCGTTTCGCTGGTGATCCTGGATGAATTTCACGAGCGCAGTCTGCAGGCCGACCTCGCGCTGGCGCTGCTGCTCGATGTGCAGGCGGGACTGCGCGACGACCTCAAACTGCTGATCATGTCGGCCACGCTTGATAACGATCGCCTCTCTTCCTTATTACCTGATGCGCGCACCGTTAGCTCCCAGGGCCGGGCTTATCCGGTGACGCGGCGCTTTCAGGCGCCGGGCGTGCATGAGCGTTTAGAGGACTCTCTGGCCCGACTGATTGCGCACGTGTTGCAGCAGGAAAGCGGTTCGATGCTGGTGTTCCTGCCGGGCGTGGCGGAAATCAAACGCTTGCAGCGCCTGCTGAGTGAACGTATCGCGGCGGATACCGATCTGTGTCCGCTGTACGGCGCTCTGGCGCTTTCGGCTCAGCAGCAGGCGATTCGTCCGGCGGCGGCGGGGCGGCGCAAAGTGGTGCTGGCCACCAATATCGCCGAAACCAGCCTGACGATTGAAGGGATCCGCGTGGTGGTCGATAGCGGTCTGGTGCGTGTTGCGTTGTTCGACGTAAAAAGCGGACTGACGCGGCTGACGACCCAACGCATCAGTCAGGCGTCCATGACGCAGCGCGCTGGCCGAGCGGGACGTCTGGAGCCGGGCGTTTGCTGGCATCTGTGTACGAAAGAGCAGGCTGAGCGCACGGCGGCGCAAAGCGAAGCGGAGATTCTGCACAGCGATTTGTCCGGCCTGTGGCTGGATTTGCTACAGTGGGGATGTCGCGACGTTGGTCAACTGACCTGGCTGGACATTCCGCCTGCCCCCATCCTGTCCGCTGCTCAGCGCATCTTACTGCAACTGGGCATCGTCGACGATCGGCAGCAGTTGACGACTACCGGCAGGCAGACCGCGGGTATCGGCAGCGATCCCCGTCTGGCGGTGATGCTGCATGCCGCCGCACGGCAAGGCGGCGACGCACTGGCCACGGCGGCGTTGCTGGCGGCGGTCATTGAAGAGCCGCCCCGCAGCGGGTCGCCGAATCTGTTCGATAGCCTGCGCCGTCCTGCCAGTCACTGGCAGTGCCGGGCAACGCAGTTGGCGCGACGGTTGGGGGGGGCCAAAGGCCGTTTCGACGACGGGCTGGCGGTAGGGCTGCTGGCGCAGGGCTTCGCCGATCGCATCGCCCGGCGGCGCGGTCAGGACGGCCGCTATCAGTTGGCGAACGGCGTCGGAGCTCAGTTGGCGGAGGACGATCCGCTGACGTCCTCCGAGTGGCTGATTGTGCCCGCGCTGATGCAAAGTCCGCAGTCTGCCGATGCGAGAATTCAGCTGGCGCTGCCGGTGGATATCGACCGGTTGTTGCACCATTCGCCGGGGTTGTTAAGTGAGCGGAATATCGTGCACTGGGATGAAGAAAAAGGTACGCTGCGCGCCAGTCGGCGTAGCCAAATCGGCTGTCTGACGTTACGCACTCAGCCATTGGCCAAACCCTCCGACGACGACTTGCAGCAGGCGATGCTGAACTGGCTGCGCGAGCAGGGGTTATCCGTATTGAACTGGGACCCGGCGGCTTTGCAACTGCGCGCCCGTATTCAGTGCGCTCGCCAATGGTTGCCCGACGCCGAGTGGCCCGAAGTGGACGACGACGCGCTGCTGATAACGCTGGAACAGTGGCTCTTGCCCTCATTGACGGGCGTGCGCGATCGGCGAGGGCTGAATCAGCTCAACCTGGAGGAAGCCCTGCAACGTTGCCTTGGCTGGCGGCAGAAACAGCGTCTCGACAGCGCGTTGCCGAGCCATTACACGGTGCCCGGCGGCAGCCGTCTGCCTATCCGCTATGCTGAGGAGGCGCCTCCGGCGCTGGCGGTGCGGCTACAGGAAATGTTCGGCGAGCGGGAAAGCCCGCGTATCGCGGAAGGCCGGGTGGCGCTGGTGCTGGAGCTGCTGTCTCCGGCGCAGCGTCCGCTGCAAATCACCCGCGACCTGGCCGCCTTCTGGCAGGGCGCCTATCGCGATGTGCAGAAAGAGATGAAAGGGCGTTATCCCAAGCACGTCTGGCCTGACGACCCGGCCAATGCCGCGCCGACCCGGCGCACCAGAAAATATCAGAATCAGTAA
- the dksA gene encoding RNA polymerase-binding protein DksA codes for MQEGQNRKTSSLSILAIAGVEPYQEKPGEEYMNDAQLAHFKRILDAWRNQLRGEVDRTVSHMQDEAANFPDPVDRAAQEEEFSLELRNRDRERKLIKKISKTLQKIEDEDFGFCDSCGVEIGIRRLEARPTADLCIDCKTLAEIREKQMAG; via the coding sequence ATGCAAGAAGGGCAAAACCGTAAGACATCCTCTCTGAGCATCCTCGCGATTGCCGGAGTGGAGCCATACCAGGAAAAGCCGGGCGAAGAATACATGAACGATGCTCAGCTGGCGCATTTCAAGCGCATCCTTGATGCATGGCGCAACCAGCTGCGGGGCGAAGTTGATCGCACCGTATCACACATGCAGGATGAAGCTGCTAACTTCCCGGACCCCGTCGACCGCGCGGCTCAGGAAGAAGAGTTCAGCCTGGAACTGCGTAACCGCGATCGTGAACGTAAGCTGATCAAGAAAATCTCCAAGACGCTGCAAAAAATCGAAGACGAAGACTTCGGCTTCTGCGACTCTTGCGGCGTCGAGATTGGTATCCGCCGTCTGGAAGCCCGTCCGACCGCTGACCTTTGCATTGACTGCAAAACGCTGGCGGAAATACGCGAAAAACAAATGGCAGGATAA
- the folK gene encoding 2-amino-4-hydroxy-6-hydroxymethyldihydropteridine diphosphokinase — MTRVYLALGSNLSQPLQQVHAALAALDALPLTRLVRRSPFYRSRPLGPQDQPDYLNAVAELRTQLEPEALLDQTQRIELEQGRVRKAHRWGPRTLDLDILLFGDEVINTDRLIVPHYDMKNREFILYPLADIAPMLIFPDGEALADRLALVPPNGLTLWDHATR; from the coding sequence ATGACGCGCGTGTATCTGGCGCTCGGCAGCAATTTGTCGCAGCCGTTACAACAGGTACATGCCGCGCTGGCGGCGCTGGACGCGCTCCCTCTTACCCGGCTGGTGCGCCGCTCGCCCTTCTACCGTAGTCGCCCGCTGGGTCCGCAAGATCAACCGGATTACCTCAATGCGGTCGCGGAGCTTCGCACCCAACTTGAGCCGGAAGCGCTGCTGGATCAGACGCAGCGCATCGAGCTGGAACAGGGGCGCGTCCGAAAGGCGCACCGTTGGGGTCCGCGCACGCTGGATCTGGACATCCTGCTGTTCGGCGATGAGGTGATCAACACCGACCGCCTTATCGTCCCCCACTATGATATGAAAAACCGCGAATTCATACTCTACCCGCTGGCTGATATTGCCCCGATGCTGATTTTCCCCGACGGTGAAGCCCTGGCCGATCGCCTGGCGCTCGTACCACCCAACGGGCTGACCCTGTGGGATCACGCAACGCGATAA